The genomic segment GAATGATCAGGCCAATTATGGATGACTTAAGCTTCTAAATCGCATCTGTGCATACATTTTAGAGGCCCTCTGTTGTGATTGGAGCATTGCCCActccttcatttttatttcattgtctcagttttaatgaaatgGCTGCGTCTCAAATGCCATTTCGTTGACAAATTTTGGGTGAATTTATGCTGTACATCATCCTGTCActgaggtctgtgtgtgtgtgtgtgcgtctgtgtgtgtgtgtgtgtagatgccCAAGTTGATGGGTATGTTCAAGATGATGAGGCAGGCATGCTTATTTGGTATGGATGAGCCGGGCGATGCTAATGGGCAGCTCCAGAGCAAAATGCCtcctttgtgtcactgagatttAATGAGTCTGTGATGGGCAGTGTTGTGTGCCTGCCCTCAGATTTCCATGTCGATGCAGACACTCATCAACACAGACAGGCTATTGTTTGATGAagtgaggtttgtgtgtgtgcgcttgtattAGGATATAATATGTGATGCTTCATGTTTTAcagcacaaaacaacacaaagaagcagaatgtgaatgaattacttatatacatttcaaatgataaattgCTCTCGATTGAGGTCTTAGCTAAAATTATAATATTGAGTGGGAATAATGAGGCATGCATGCAAATTACCCTATTTGCATGATTAATGACCACAGTTTTAGGGCATCCTTGCAATTTATTgagaaaaacaatcaaaataagTGTAGTTTTTTGTAGTATTAGATTGTTGCCTGTTCTAACAAATGTTCTGTATTAATCTGGTGATTCTCTTAATTAATACATTCAGATATACAAAGATGAAGAATTATTTgagttctcaaatgtcaaattcaGTGAAATAAACAGTACTTAAGCAGTTAATTATTGTTTCTATTTAAGCTGTTTATCATAgtcaaatgaacatttttacttttcatttcatttttaaagtaTTGATCTGATGATTGCATTTGTTCACCATTCACAGCAAAGTGAAATGTAACGTTTTCTACACAGAGGCTAATAGTCCACTGCTCCTAAtcttgtttgttgtgttctaAGTATAGCCGCGCTGTGCAGCATCACACTCTGTCCAGCACCGTGACCTTTCTCTACCTCTGACTCGTTTCTTGTCTCCTTCCTAGTGGCTACCATGACAACAGAGGCAAGTGCAGTGAGTGAGGCAGACACTGAGGGCAAGCAGAAGGCCAGTGGAACAGAGCCAGAACCTGAACCAGAGAACAAGCAGAAGCCAGAGGCAGCAGCTTCCGAACCAGAGGAGGAGCAATCGAGCAGCAAGAAGGCCCAAGAGCAGGGCTCTGAGCCTGGGCCTGCTGACAGCGCCACGTCCCCTGAGGAAGAACAGCTGAAGCCTCGTACCCGGACCTCTGCTGGAAAAGGCCTGTCTCGCCTCTTCTCGTCTATCCTCAAACGGCGCTCGCAGTGCTCCGAGGGAGAAGGGTTTGAGGCAGAGAAATCTAAGGAGGAAAAGACTGATAAAGAGGAAAAAGCTGACACGGcaaaggaggagaaggtggaAGAGGTGAAAAGTGAAGAGGAGGCTAAAGCAGGGGAGGAAAAGCCTGAGGTGAAAGAAGTGAAtaagaaggaggaaaaggaacaaaaagaggagaaaaaggaggTGGAAAAAGTTGAGAAGAAGggcagtaaaaagaaaaagaaagaggccaAGAAGATAGTGGAGGAAAAGAATGAGGAGAAAGTAAAAAATGATGAGGTAACAACTGAAGAGAAACATGTGAAAAAAGAGGAGCAGACAAAGGAGAAAACACAGAACAGCCCCGAGAAAAGTGAGGGGAAATCTGAAactaaagaagaaaagaagcagaCTGGTGAAGGTAAAGAAAAGGAGGCAGCTGTcggaaagaaagaggaggaaagaattGACAAGAaggtgacaaagaaaaaagaaaaggaagaaaaggtaaagaagaaggaagagggaAAAGCCAAGCGGAAAGcggaagaggaagaaagggcaaagaagagagaggaagagaaagcaaagaagaaagaagaagaaaaggcgAGAGAGGCTGAAaaggcaaagaagaagaaggaggaggaaaaagccaaaaagaaagaggaggaaaaagtgaaggaggagaagacaaagaagaaggaagaggagaaaccAAAAGAGGAATCAAAAAGGGAAGACGAGGAGGTGACAGAAGaggcaaagaaaaaagaggagaaacaggaggaggaagaaaaagaggaaagggaggaggaaaagccaacgaaagaagaagaaaaggggaagaaaaaagagaaggggAAGAACAAAGGAAAGAAGGAGGGGAAAGAACCAAGTGAGGAACAGGTGAAGGCCCCAATTGCTGCTCCAGAACCTGAGCTCAAAACGGAGCCGGATATTGAACAGGCTCCCGATCAGCACTCGATAAGCAGCGCAGAGACACAGGTGAGTGTGACTCAGACAGATATGACTCTTCACTGAAGAGAAtatgattgtgtgttttctaaagATACACTGAAGAAACAGAGCTTTCTTTACACATACTGCCGACTTGATTGCATTAGACgaacacacattttcttaagAAGTGCTTGGTTGTGCAGCTTTGTCTAAACTGATTCATGCTGCTTTGAATGGCAGTATGGTGCTGTATATGCACATTACATTGCTGTCATTAGTGTTATTAAATAGCACATTTTCATATCACACTGTCATTTTCATCTGCATTTATCCTGTGTTGACCTGTGTTTTCAGCCAGTTCAAgaggaacaaaaggaaaaggctGCGATAAAGGTGGAACCCGAAGTCGTGGAAGAAGTGAAGGAGGACAACgcagaagaaaaggaggaagaacCAGCAGTGCAGGAGAAGGAAGATAAgggtgaggaaaagaagaagaaggaggaaccactgaaagaaaagaaaacggagaagaagagagaggaggctAAAGTCTCCAAACGCCAGAAAACCATGCAGTGCAAAGTCACCTTACTGGACGACACTCAGTTTGAGTGTGAGCTTGATGTAAGAGACCTTCTTACTTGTAATATGTTCTCAAGTGTCTCTGTGGGTAATGGCTCTCTTTAAATGTTGGAATGACTAAAGATTATCTTACTCCctctgtgtctgcctgtgtctcTCTATTGTTTAGAAACATGCTAAAGGTCAGGAACTTTTGACAAAGGTGTGTGACCACATCAACCTGGTGGAGAAAGACTACTTTGGCCTGGCTAACTGGGAAACACCAACCAGTAAGGTaggctgtgtttttgtctctcttgTAGTTGTCTGTTGCACAGATACTGATCAGAAACTGGTTGTGAGCAGTGGGTTTATTCTGGTCCTTGATTTTCTGCAGACATGGTTGGAACCCACAAAAGAGATCCGAAAACATGTACCAGGTGCTGTGTATGAGTTCACGTTCAGCGTGAAGTTCTACCCTCCTGATCCAGCACAGCTTACGGAAGACCTTACCAGGTGAGTGAGTCTATATTTAAAGgaatatctttttttgtgtgaatttgtgtcTATTTAGGAGATGAATGAGAAGATGGGTACTACTCTTAAGTATGTCAGGCACTGTTCAGACCCCTGGGAACTCTGTGATTTTCATCTCAATTTAGTCTGTCCACGCTGGTATTACAAGGGATCAAATAGGATTTGTGTGTTGAGATGCAACCAACCTGTGTGGCATACCCACATTTGTGATGTGGCTTTCAAACACAGATGCAGGAAAAACAGAGGTGCATCATCCTACATTTTCAAACAGTTGTCCTGTCAAGTAATGTAGAACTCTTTTAGTGATcaagaaaaactcaaacaacAAGAGAGTTGTGATTACAGCTGGTGTTGCTAGGTGTTCTTAATGTTATGAATGACGGAAAAGGCCATTAGAAATCTGATTTTGAAGAGTCAGCATTCAGAATGAAATGGATCTCTAGAAATCTGATTTGAATCTCATTCCAAACCACTTCCAAATGCCATTTGCATCTGATTTgagcaaaaaaaatccatagGGTTTTCTGTTCAGACTTTTTAAACACATCtagaaatatataaaatagGAATTTTATCTGGCAGTCTGAACAAGGTTTTAATTGAATGTAGCCCAGATGTCGTACCAGGTGGAAGTGCTTGTCTCGttctgtttaaatgtaaaaagaaaaatcagccTTGTTTGTTAATCTGTTTTAAAAGTGAACGGTAAACTAGTTCTAGTTTCCTGGAGATTTGTGTTCCTGCAACCTCTCAGTACAAAGTTGTATTCTctccataaaacacatttttgcgCCTCTCACATTTTTGTCAGGTATCTACTCTGTCTCCAGCTGAGGAAGGACATCATGCGCAGCATTCTTCCATGTTCCTTCGTCACACTATCCTTGCTGGGTTCCTACACGGTTCAGTCAGAGCTTGGGGAGTATGACCCGGAGCTCCATGGAGAAGACTATCTGAAGGATCTGAGCCTGGCCCCGGGACAAAGCAAAGAGCTGGAGGACAAAGTGATGGAGCTTCACCGCACATACAGGTAAACAAAAGTGATTCTTATGGCGAGTTTATGTCTCCTAACCATGTTTAACCAAGTACTGTACTTACACTGTTCGTCACATAATCCAGACAATGAAAGACATCTTTTAAAAGACGATGTTCTGTTTGCTAACTAGGTCAATGAGTCCTGCTCAGGCAGACATGTTGTTTCTTGAAAATGCCAAGAAACTCGCCATGTATGGAGTTGACCTGCACCAAGCCAAGGTAAGCTGTTTCTTCAACTATGTAATCTGCTTTTATATTAAGTCTTGATATGGGTCAATTAGTGGTGCAACCTTTTAGGTTAACAGTAAAATGTTGAAGTGCCCAGTTCAGTATACACTGACTTTCATCTTTGAAGTACATGTTTCTATTTTTGCATTACATGAGGAGATTTTAATTGCAAAATTAATGTCAGTCAGTTgcctttcagaaaaaaaacagatttcaaaCTCCCTGAACTCAAAGTGCAGACCTCATAGTGTGAGAAAGTCTGCCCCCTGGTGACCATTTACTGCAAATGCATTGTAGTAAAGTCTTTCCCtccgttttcttttttgtgcagGATCTGGACGGTGTTGACATTACACTGGGGGTTTGCGCTGGTGGTCTGATGGTTTACAAGGACAAGCTGAGGATCAACCGTTTCCCTTGGCCCAAAGTGCTCAAGATCTCTTACAAACGCAGCAGCTTCTTTATCAAAATCCGACCATCTGAGGTAAAATCTGGAATTACATTACTAACATTTCAAGTTGGAATGGTGTGATGATTCTGTTTCTACATTTTGCTCTACATAAACTATTGAacttatattatttatatgtacaatATTAGTTTTAAATTTATACTGACAGCCAGGATTTTACCTTTTAATGAGTAacctttaatctttaatctattcaaatcaaaacataatcTTTTATATGGCAGTTAATATGTTAATTCTTCTGAAAGTCTCAAACATCACATTCAACACTAACATTACCTTTTTTCACCCACAGCAAGAACAGTATGAAAGCACAATTGGCTTTAAACTGCCCAACTACAAAGCCTCAAAAAAGCTGTGGAAAGTTTGTGTTGAACACCATACCTTCTTCAGGTAAGAACAGGcaaattttgtttgaaaatgacatagaaagtaaaataaaaaaagtgaaacccAAGTAAGACAGAAGTGTCAGAAAAGGAGTGAGTTGAAGTAAGACTTGTTTGTCCCGACCCCTTCTTTGTTATATTTACTAAATGGCTATCTTTAGACccaaataaatatacatatgctTGTATaaagcatatactgtatgttcaacccaaataaaaaaatctcagATTTATTTACAACCCTGTGTTAACGTAAAGAACAGTGAATgcacaaacaaaagagaaaaaaaacttgtaaCCCATCTTTATTCACGTACTTCACAGATTTTTTTGTATGACTGTTTGAATTGATTTACCCTTCTGCTTTAAACTCATTCCACGTTTTAGCTTTggattactagaataggggtagtatttctgaaactgcaacgctaactccgcactttttagacccactcttagggggacaggacctcattcccagaatctaaacagtgtccgccatctttgctaacagttatgctaacaggaccaaagttactggtgggcacgtaacaaaaaaagaatgaagatatttctcgactcaggggaaactgagtttgggaagcacaatttttcaaaaatactacccctattctagtaatacacatctaaatgcaaatcagtgaagtatccTTTAAATTGTTAACTCCCCTGCTCCACCTCCCCatgacacaaaacatttttcaatctcaaaatcaaaacaaaacaaaatcttttcCTCAGGGTTTCAACAGTGGAACCCCCCTCGTCACGTCGCTTCCTGGGCTTGGGCTCCAAGTTCCGGTTCAGTGGCCGCACTCAGGCCCAGACCCGCCAGGCAAGCTCCATGATCGATCGCCCAGCCCCTCGCTTCACACGCTCTGCAAGCAAGAGGCTGTCCCGTAATCTAGATGGAGGTAAGTGTGCTAACAGTTCTGGTATTATTGTATCCCACATGTGTCTCTTCATAATAGACTTGTGTCACTATGTCAGCTGGAGATGACACTCTCCAGATTCTGCAGCAACACTCTGCATCAACCAGGTCTGAGACTGATGACTGGTGGTCAATGCTCTTGTCCGACAAACCTCAGCCTTCTCCTGAATTCCCAGGTACCTGTGCGGACATGCACCAGCACAGCATTTGTTTCATTCTTGCTCATCGCATCAGTTAACATGCCCGTCTTTTGGATCATTCGCTTACATGCTTGTAAATCATGCTAGAGTCATTACCTTGCAGCTTTGGCACAGACGGTTAAGTTGTCAGGTAggtaacattttctgacatgcaGATAACAACACCCACTCTGTACTTTCCCTGGCATGATCCCAGGGTAAATTTTGTCACTCGGCTCTAtcaaagtgggaaaaaaaagacatttcttcaCATGCTCAGCTGCACAGTGGCACTTCCAGTCTTGATGCTATTGTTCCTCTTTTGGGAATTGTCAAAATTGCTGCTTGTGTGTTGCACAACAATGACTTTCATATGCTTGTTTCGCTATGTTCACCATGACTCATTCATTGCTTCTCCAGAGGCTATAGAACACGCTAAAGTGAGAGAGGCATCTTTCGTTCAGCTTTACGTACTAATCCGTCAGATGGTCACTAACCTGCTTGGCACCTGGCTTGGTCTAAAACACACTTGAAGCACTGTGAAGTGCTCACAGTGGCCGTCAACCCTCCAGCAGAAAACATTACATAACTCCTGTCACGTGGTTATTTCTTCACAGCCAGTGGGGAATCCAGTCAGACTTTCTTTCAGTCCCGGGAAGAGCAAACTGGGCAGACAGTCACAGTAATCTGGCAGGACACTGGTCAGACTGGTTCTCAAACCACCacccagtcagtcagtcagccatCGGATGAGCTGCAGCAGTGGAGGAAAGAAGATGAGTGGTCTGACCTGCTGTATCGTCATCCTTCTTTTCCCTTTATCCCACCTTTTGAATTTGTCAAACAGCCAGGTATTAAATAACATTCGCCATTTATAATTGAATACTTTATCATCAGGAACACTAACTGACACATAAGATGCATCTGTCACAATACACATGCTGTATTATTTTTCACGGCTTTTGAGAAACCTCACATGAGGTGCAGGTTTGCATTTTGTATGGCTGTAGTGCTGAGTATTTCATCTTTGATTCCATCAGCCAAGCTCACCTTGACAAAAATGAGCTCAGTGGACAGGCTTTTGCAACCTGTGCTGAAAAATGACGATGACTGGTTCCTGTACTTTGACCGAATTCTCAGCCCGCCTTCACCTGAGTGGATTGAAAAACCATGTGAGTTCCTTTGTCCGACATTTGTGTGGAAGTGTGTTCTGCCagcatttattgatttttgagGAGAGTTTGGTTGTAGGCATATTTTACgcagtttggtttgttttacgGTTCATGGTTTTACTGTCGTTTCTGATCCCCCCCAGTCCCTCCCCTAGCTCAGTTGCAGCTCCAGGATCAGGAGGATGAGCAGGAGCCAACCAATCAGGAGGTCATTGAGAGGCTTCAGGGAACAGTGACCTTGGTAGACAAGATGATAGAGGCAGGTGTTTTGGAAAGGAGGCTGAGGGAAGTGAAGGATTTGGAGGAAAGGCTCCATGAAGTGGATGAGATTGCAGAGAGACTTCAAGAAGTAATAGAGCAAGAGTTGGGGAAGGAAGAAGTAGAACATCTaagagaagaagatggagattTACAGAAGGATCAACTAATACAAGTAGGAAGTAGTGAAAGAGTAGTGAAGACATCTGTGAGAAAGATGGAGATAAAcgaggaggatgaagtggatGAACTGGAAGAGCAAATAAAGCAGgtgtttttaaagggtttgttGCCCGAAGAAGAAGAGTCTCAGGTGAAGCAAGAGAAGGAAAAGGAAGTGACAGTTGAGACTCTGTCAGATGATAATGTGAGAGAGAAGCTAAGGCAGAAAGGAAAGGATTGGCAGGTTGAGGTGGAGGAGAAGTTTGATGTCAATGGCACCACGTTGATAGTGGCACAGCAGAAGGTGGTGCGTAGGACTATAAAGAGAGTGACTATTGTAGATGAGAGAAGGCAACAGCAAGAAGATGTAGAAGACCTGCAGGCGCAGTCCTCTGAGAttttagaaaaacaagaaatacgGCACAAGTCAGAATTGCAGGACGAGAGAACAGAGGGAGAGTTTACACAGAGACTGGAAGATAAAGATGTCTGGTTCATTCTCTTTGACTGCCTTCCATACAAAAGTGTTTTCAAACCACcaggtacagtatgtcatcATGCTAATAGTTTTAGACGGCTACTAATTGCTTTATTAATATCCATTCAGGAATGGTCAGACAGTGGCTGCAAAATGCTTTTTAGATTCAATAGAAATCTGAAGTTAGAAGGAGAAGTCCACAGAATGGCTTCcttgtcatttttattgtttcaatTTTCCTCGTGAATACAATTAACAATTATGAAATAACTGTCTGTGCTTGGTATACAATAGCTAATAGGGTTTTATTCAGGTGGATGTATTGTAGTGGAAGTGATAAAGTCCTTTTGCCAATAAAAGAAAGATTATCAACATATTAACCCACTATTTTTAGTGCTTGCGATAGCTGATTTTTGAGATGCTTGACTGCgcatttgctgtttttatattgtctTGCAAGTGAGAATTTAGGAGCTTTTTGTTACTGCATGTTTGGCACATATTCAAAGCTTCTGTGTCTTTACCCTCATCAATAGTAACCGTTTTGCAACATGCCCAAGTGGATAGAGATGAGGTCTTACAGGCTGAGATTACAGcagtcaaagaaaaaacagagattatggaagaggagagaaataTACAAGAAGAGGTGGCATGGCAAGCACCAGAGTTTTCACCACCACAGGCCATCACATACACAGATAACTGGTTTGTGTTGTTGGATATTACTCCCAGAGAAAGACCTTATGTGCCACCAGGTACTGTGAACATTCACCTGTACCTTTTATATTAACACCTTGTGTAGTGCTTGCCTCTTGtgttaaaacagattttattccCGTCAGTTGTTTGGACAGATCAAGACCAGGTGGATGCAgaaatgtttgtctctgtggttggaacaacaacaacaacagcagatcaGATTAGAGAAGTAGTCACTGAACAGACAAAGATAATTGAAGATGTACCAAGACAGCTACAAGAAATGCCACAAAAGCCAGTGACAGCCAGAAATGATGACTGGTTTGATGTGTTCCTGGACCTTATTCCAAGAGAGAGATCATATGTGCCACCAGGTACTGCTAAAATCTGCCTGcaccttttattttgtcttgtgTAGTGCTTGCCACTTGTGTTAAAGCAGTTTTTATTCCTGTCAGTTGTTTGGAAGGAAACAGACCAGGTAGAGGCAGAAAGTGCCTCTGTGGTGGGAACTGCTGCAGACAAGATTAGAGAAGCAGACATTGAAGAAAGACAGATAATAGCAGAGACACCAAGACAACTACAAGAAATTCGGCCAGTGACAGCCAGAGATGATGACTGGTTCGTGTTGCTGGACGTTGTTCCCAGAGAAACACCTTATGTACCACCAGGTACTGCTAAAACCTCCCTTGCACCTACCTTGTATTACACCTTGTATTGTGCTTGTCACTTATGCTAaagctgtttctgtttttatcagTTATCCCAAAGGCAAGTGACAAGGTGGTGGCAgaaatgtttgtctctgtggttgaaactgctgcctctgtgaTTAGAGAAGTAGTCGTTGAAGAGACGCCGATCATAGAGGATCATAGAAGGCAACTACAACCAATCACACAACCGCCAGTGACAGCCAGAGATGATGACTGGTTTGTGTTGCTGGATGTTGTTCCAAGAGAGAGGTCATATATTCCTCCAGGTATTGCTAAAATGAGCCACAACTGCTTCACAGCTTTGTCAAAGCAAGTGATTACCCTGAGCTTTGCAGATGCTGCTATTCTCAAATAAGTGTGCGCTGTCCATAGTGGGTGAGGGGTGATTTCTATGTCTTTTGTCGCAGTTGCTGTCGTGGAGCGTGTTCAAGTGTCGCCAAGAGAGCGGGGTTCTCTGACTGAAATAACAGCCATTGAGCAGAGGGATAAAAGAGTGGAAATTCTTGAAGAagacacagaaatgaaagaacAGTGGAGTGAGCAAACAGTGGCACTGCCACAggctgagagagagatagaCGACGACTGGTTTGTGCTGCTGGATGTGTCTATTAGAGAGACACGATTTGTGCCACCAGGTAACTGCAATCAACTTTCTCCCATTTTCCAGTGAGGACATGCTGTAGATGCTTATTTTATCACTTGTTTGGCTCAACTGTCTTACAGTGCTCTTTTATTCCTTGTCATTAGTTACTGTGGCAGAGTATGTTCAGGTTTATCCTGAAGAAAGCAGCATTTCTGCAGTGGAGTTGAAGAAGAAGGTTGTAGTGATAGACATActacagaaagaggaaaagaagctTCCCATACAAATTATTCCAGAGCTGAAAACTTCCCCACttgtgagggagagagacgaTGACTGGTTTCTGCTGCTGGATGTTGTTCCTAGAGAAATGTCATATGTGCCTCCAGgtacaaaattaaaaacatttttcatgcTTATCACACCAAGAGAGAAGTCAactgtgtgtcaaaatatcttgtttttaaaaacacaacgttTTGTCCACCTGTGGCTAACGCTTAAGTTTAAATCCTGTCTGTTTTCAGTTTCTGTGGCAGTGCCGCCCCAATTGTATCCACAGTTTGAACCTAAAATTGAAGTGCAAAGCACAGAGTGGAAATTGCAGCAGGTTGAAGTTTGGCAGATTAGACCACAGCCGGCCCTGCCAAAGCCAGAGAGAGATGACTGGTTTGTGCTATTTGATGCAGTTCGAGAAGAGCCAGTTATACCACCATCAGGTAGTCACTTCATATTTTTGAAAACGGTCAGAATTCACTCTGAACCAACATATTTCAAGACCTTTACTATGTTTGCTTCCCTCAAGTCTGAGCATCACTCAGTTCCATTGACTCTGTCTTGTCTGTGCTAGTTCCCCGTACTGAGATTATTCTGGACACGAAGAAGACACTTGAGGTTAAGGTGACGACCACAGAGACTAGAATGTGGAAAAAGACGGTAATTGGTGAGGACAGCAGACAAGATGAGACGCGTTTGTCTGAAATTAGGCCGATCCAAATGGCACCGCCATCAGAGAGAGAACAAGGAGACGATTGGTTTGTCTTGTTCGACAGCATCCGAGAAAAGCCTGTTGTTGTCCCACCAGGTAGCTGTCCCTAATTTTTCTAAAGGCTCTGCATACACTGTGCTGAAAGCTATTTAAAACGCTATTGTTTCTGCGTTAGCTGCTGATTGACCTTATTGTCCATGTTTTAGCTGCAACTCGGCGAAAGATTGAAGACAATTTGTTAATTTCTTCAAATGTGGCCTCTAGGAAATCAGGTACAACCTAAAGGATGTAATCCAGCTATACAAACAAATAGTTCTATGTTTCACACTATACACGATGATTCTTTGACATTTGATCTTCCCTCCTGATATGTGTACACactttttatgtttctgtgctAGTGGCTGTGGTTGAGAATATTTTCAGTGATTTGGGAACCACTAGAAGAAAGCTGGAAGATGATTGGTTTATTCTTCTGGATGTGGCTCCTAAGAAATCAGGTACAATCTAAAAGAcaaaactacatttatttactgtgtctGAACACAAGGCAGGGATTTAATTAGTCACTTAGCAGTTGTACTCAGAAAGGGAACAccattgttttcatcatttgtgttttttctttcctacAATAATACCtgattgtgtatttgtgtcagtCGCTGTCCGTGGGCATGTCCAGTTCCCTGAGCATGTCCAGTTCCCAGCAAAGGCCAGAGTTCCACCTGCTGTAGCCAAAACAAAGATCACCATTTCTGAGACAGGACCGCAGTTTGAGAAACGGATCCTGGACGAAAGACGCCCgctcataaatacatttgtcaCTGATGATTGGTTTGTTCTACTAGATGTTGACCTCAAACAGCCAGGTATTTGTTTCACATGGTTTGGTTTGTTAGTAGTTTAACAACTACTCACCCGTGGTTACGCTTTGTTTTTTGCATATTAACTCTTGCAGCCTgttcagaggacacacactgaCGTGTGCCTTTTGTTACTCAATGACCCCTCATCttggattattttgtgtattGAAGGAAATGCTTTCCTAATTGCAGCTTTTCACTGGTTCAACCTGAGTGAGCCTTTTAGCTCGTTGCAGCCTAACATTTTCCTTTGCATCCATCTTTGGATGAATTTGCGCTTTGGCTCTCATTCGCTCTGTGAATATTCGCTTCTGGCCCTCTTCAGGTGCCACTACATGCTTGTCCTTGTCCTATAAAATGGAGTCTATGAAGCATTTGAGGTACAGTATACCCCAGCACAATGTGTACTTGCTTGATCACATCAATGCTTAAGTGTGTAAGTATGCACTGTTGTGTGTTTAAAGCTGTTTCtatgtgcatgtatgtgctCAGGAGGATTTGATCATGTCCAATATTTATAGAATACaacggaaaaaaacaactaatgtgTTAAAACGCATTTCCCTTTGTTGCCATCTCCAGTGGTGACCACCCAGAGGGGTGCGCGTCCTGTCAGCGCTCCAGTCTTCTCCCAGGCTGCTTTGGCTGAGGCTGGCATCCCCATGGGGCCTTTCGACCAGCCGCAGACTTCCACCCCAATCAGGGCCAGCCGCTTGGAGGAGAGAAAGCTGGAGGTCACGGTTGAAGCTGTGGAACCCTCAAAAATCGAGGAAGG from the Solea senegalensis isolate Sse05_10M linkage group LG9, IFAPA_SoseM_1, whole genome shotgun sequence genome contains:
- the LOC122774503 gene encoding uncharacterized protein LOC122774503 isoform X4, with product MQCKVTLLDDTQFECELDKHAKGQELLTKVCDHINLVEKDYFGLANWETPTSKTWLEPTKEIRKHVPGAVYEFTFSVKFYPPDPAQLTEDLTRYLLCLQLRKDIMRSILPCSFVTLSLLGSYTVQSELGEYDPELHGEDYLKDLSLAPGQSKELEDKVMELHRTYRSMSPAQADMLFLENAKKLAMYGVDLHQAKDLDGVDITLGVCAGGLMVYKDKLRINRFPWPKVLKISYKRSSFFIKIRPSEQEQYESTIGFKLPNYKASKKLWKVCVEHHTFFRVSTVEPPSSRRFLGLGSKFRFSGRTQAQTRQASSMIDRPAPRFTRSASKRLSRNLDGAGDDTLQILQQHSASTRSETDDWWSMLLSDKPQPSPEFPASGESSQTFFQSREEQTGQTVTVIWQDTGQTGSQTTTQSVSQPSDELQQWRKEDEWSDLLYRHPSFPFIPPFEFVKQPAKLTLTKMSSVDRLLQPVLKNDDDWFLYFDRILSPPSPEWIEKPFPPLAQLQLQDQEDEQEPTNQEVIERLQGTVTLVDKMIEAGVLERRLREVKDLEERLHEVDEIAERLQEVIEQELGKEEVEHLREEDGDLQKDQLIQVGSSERVVKTSVRKMEINEEDEVDELEEQIKQVFLKGLLPEEEESQVKQEKEKEVTVETLSDDNVREKLRQKGKDWQVEVEEKFDVNGTTLIVAQQKVVRRTIKRVTIVDERRQQQEDVEDLQAQSSEILEKQEIRHKSELQDERTEGEFTQRLEDKDVWFILFDCLPYKSVFKPPVTVLQHAQVDRDEVLQAEITAVKEKTEIMEEERNIQEEVAWQAPEFSPPQAITYTDNWFVLLDITPRERPYVPPVVWTDQDQVDAEMFVSVVGTTTTTADQIREVVTEQTKIIEDVPRQLQEMPQKPVTARNDDWFDVFLDLIPRERSYVPPVVWKETDQVEAESASVVGTAADKIREADIEERQIIAETPRQLQEIRPVTARDDDWFVLLDVVPRETPYVPPVIPKASDKVVAEMFVSVVETAASVIREVVVEETPIIEDHRRQLQPITQPPVTARDDDWFVLLDVVPRERSYIPPVAVVERVQVSPRERGSLTEITAIEQRDKRVEILEEDTEMKEQWSEQTVALPQAEREIDDDWFVLLDVSIRETRFVPPVTVAEYVQVYPEESSISAVELKKKVVVIDILQKEEKKLPIQIIPELKTSPLVRERDDDWFLLLDVVPREMSYVPPVSVAVPPQLYPQFEPKIEVQSTEWKLQQVEVWQIRPQPALPKPERDDWFVLFDAVREEPVIPPSVPRTEIILDTKKTLEVKVTTTETRMWKKTVIGEDSRQDETRLSEIRPIQMAPPSEREQGDDWFVLFDSIREKPVVVPPAATRRKIEDNLLISSNVASRKSVAVVENIFSDLGTTRRKLEDDWFILLDVAPKKSVAVRGHVQFPEHVQFPAKARVPPAVAKTKITISETGPQFEKRILDERRPLINTFVTDDWFVLLDVDLKQPVVTTQRGARPVSAPVFSQAALAEAGIPMGPFDQPQTSTPIRASRLEERKLEVTVEAVEPSKIEEGAEVKHQSEVTSTEVVRMRKDYDKPQEELLRHHASISKLKKNFMEAVPEPRPSEWDKRLSTHSPFRTSGINGQPLTSADGSECVSSICNGSDTKSAYEETSGCLGSSGSPRSTVCSTSEPDSVGAHSAPIEEESCDQEEVVVFETSLVPIVEVEMAQLPASLEPECKSLEETQEEDGSCPGLSNCSGGIVGSSPASYFRSDGPQVIRCFQPPLVQTQTVTITAASNSLPTGISTTEVPIIPTKTFTYESSKVAVDGTDEDKDVSTVSSSKTVTSESVSGTTVTTTTTHISKVVKVGSSETRMEKRIVITADSDVDQDKEKHGGASAL